The following coding sequences lie in one Xiphophorus maculatus strain JP 163 A chromosome 4, X_maculatus-5.0-male, whole genome shotgun sequence genomic window:
- the scg3 gene encoding secretogranin-3 isoform X1 produces MASKRVGLFVLLQLLVLNVVSQTSAFPTPTASADDKTVYNRQLTEERPLQEQIAEADSVKAAVQSAESKQPATSKDAESEQGDDFTMLKSLADGQKSKEAPEGPVKKGDHQYVPDESDSTKSRRLADDYDSTKNGMDYGKYRDDPESFRQVDGTPLTAEDIVQKIANKIYEEDDRGVFDRIVSKLLKLGLITENQADTLEYQVAEALQDLITKNAKNNEVEDMDQESRGEQDDLGPDTDAWETPRRRYDEEDHDEVANNDDEIADEVDRDVEEDMDNSWDKEKEEGNEVNPEDGLQDLQYFPNFYRLLKSLDSEQDAQERETLITIMKTLIDFVKMMVKYGTITPEEGVSYLENLDAMIAMQTKNKLGKSLVVPDISGLTGKNFDEDDNTKSETAKMQKEYENLKDSTKEEQTSTETNQPGKSESYLEAIRKNIEWLKKHNKDEGKNDYDLSKLKDFMDQQVDSYIEKGIIAKDEGDTIKRIYSSL; encoded by the exons ATGGCGTCAAAACGCGTTGGCCTTTTCGTGCTTCTCCAGCTTCTTGTTCTGAATGTAGTGAGCCAGACATCTGCCTTCCCCACACCTACAGCCTCAGCGGATG ATAAAACTGTGTACAACAGACAGCTGACAGAAGAGAGACCTTTACAGGAACAG ATTGCAGAGGCAGACAGCGTGAAGGCTGCGGTGCAGTCAGCAG AGAGCAAACAACCCGCGACCTCCAAGGACGCGGAGTCAGAGCAAGGCGACGACTTCACCATGCTCAAGTCTCTGGCCGACGGCCAGAAATCGAAAGAGGCCCCGGAAGGGCCGGTGAAGAAGGGGGATCATCAGTACGTCCCCGACGAGTCCGATTCGACGAAGAGCAGACGTCTGGCTGACGACTACGACTCCACCAAGAACGGGATGGACTACGGCAAGTACCGGG ATGACCCAGAAAGCTTCCGGCAGGTTGACGGCACCCCGCTGACTGCTGAGGATATCGTCCAGAAGATTGCCAACAAAATATACGAGGAGGACGACAGAGGGGTGTTCGACAGGATCGTCTCCAAGCTGCTCAAACTGGGGCTG ATCACTGAAAACCAGGCGGATACTCTGGAATACCAGGTGGCCGAGGCGCTCCAGGATCTCATCACCAAAAATGCGAAGAATAATGAAGTCGAGGACATGGACCAGGAGTCTAGGGGAGAGCAGGACGACCTGGGTCCAGACACG gacGCATGGGAGACACCCAGGCGGCGTTACGATGAAGAAGACCATGACGAAGTAGCCAACAACGACGATGAGATTGCGGACGAGGTGGACAGGGATGTGGAAGAAGACATGGACAACAGCTGGgacaaagagaaagaggagggCAACGAGGTGAACCCTGAAGATGGGCTCCAGGACCTGCAGTACTTCCCAAACTTCTACCGCCTGCTCAAAAGCCTTGATTCAG AGCAAGACGCTCAGGAAAGAGAAACCCTGATCACCATCATGAAGACACTGATCGATTTTGTGAAGATGATGGTGAAGTATGGCACCATCACTCCAGAGGAGGGAGTTTCATATCTCG AGAACCTGGACGCTATGATCGCCATGCAGACAAAGAACAAACTCGGAAAGTCCCTCGTGGTCCCGGACATTTCGGGTCTTACGG GGAAAAACTTTGATGAAGATGACAACACCAAATCCGAGACTGCCAAGATGCAGAAGGAGTACGAGAACCTGAAGGACTCGACCAAAGAGGAGCAGACGTCAACCGAGACCA ATCAGCCGGGCAAATCGGAGAGCTATCTGGAGGCCATCAGGAAGAACATCGAGTGGCTGAAGAAGCACAACAAAGACGAAGGCAAAAATG ATTATGACCTGTCCAAGCTGAAGGATTTCATGGACCAGCAAGTCGACTCGTACATCGAGAAAGGAATCATCGCCAAAGACGAAGGAGACACCATAAAAAGGATCTACAGCAGCCTGTGA
- the lysmd2 gene encoding lysM and putative peptidoglycan-binding domain-containing protein 2: MAEFSPVLPMRDGGGGRLAQPIFPRSRSGSESESELSQSLARTKIRSYGSTASVTASLGEKYIEHRVTDSDTLQGIALKYGVTMEQIKRANKLFSNDCIFLRNSLNIPVVSEKRSIFNGLSLESPDGDGETANQDAHVPHVMTQDIEGPSPPSSPPPENSNAPQPQPQPEELSAKDFLHRLDLQIKQSKQAAQRLKEEEVRNNEEDDTAPKTSYHEL; the protein is encoded by the exons ATGGCGGAGTTCTCTCCCGTCCTGCCGATGCGGGATGGAGGAGGAGGTCGACTTGCCCAGCCCATCTTCCCGCGGTCCAGGTCGGGTTCCGAGTCCGAAAGCGAACTGTCCCAGAGCCTGGCCCGGACCAAGATCCGTTCGTACGGAAGCACAGCCAGCGTCACTGCATCCCTGGGGGAGAAATACATAGAGCATCGGGTTACAGACAGCGATACTCTGCAGGGGATTGCTCTCAAATACGGTGTGACG ATGGAGCAAATCAAACGAGCCAACAAGCTGTTCAGCAACGACTGCATCTTCTTAAGAAACAGCCTCAACATCCCCGTGGTGTCGGAGAAGCGCTCCATTTTTAACGGACTGTCTCTGGAGTCTCCTGACGGGGACGGGGAGACGGCAAACCAGGACGCGCACGTACCCCACGTTATGACGCAGGACATCGAGGGACCCTCGCCCCCCTCATCGCCGCCTCCCGAGAACTCCAACGCCCCCCAGCCTCAGCCTCAGCCCGAGGAGCTGTCAGCCAAAGACTTCTTGCACAGACTGGACTTGCAAATCAAACAGTCAAAGCAGGCTGCACAGCGACTGAAGGAAGAGGAAGTAAG GAACAACGAGGAGGACGACACAGCCCCCAAAACGTCATACCATGAGCTTTAA
- the scg3 gene encoding secretogranin-3 isoform X2: MASKRVGLFVLLQLLVLNVVSQTSAFPTPTASADDKTVYNRQLTEERPLQEQIAEADSVKAAVQSAESKQPATSKDAESEQGDDFTMLKSLADGQKSKEAPEGPVKKGDHQYVPDESDSTKSRRLADDYDSTKNGMDYDDPESFRQVDGTPLTAEDIVQKIANKIYEEDDRGVFDRIVSKLLKLGLITENQADTLEYQVAEALQDLITKNAKNNEVEDMDQESRGEQDDLGPDTDAWETPRRRYDEEDHDEVANNDDEIADEVDRDVEEDMDNSWDKEKEEGNEVNPEDGLQDLQYFPNFYRLLKSLDSEQDAQERETLITIMKTLIDFVKMMVKYGTITPEEGVSYLENLDAMIAMQTKNKLGKSLVVPDISGLTGKNFDEDDNTKSETAKMQKEYENLKDSTKEEQTSTETNQPGKSESYLEAIRKNIEWLKKHNKDEGKNDYDLSKLKDFMDQQVDSYIEKGIIAKDEGDTIKRIYSSL; the protein is encoded by the exons ATGGCGTCAAAACGCGTTGGCCTTTTCGTGCTTCTCCAGCTTCTTGTTCTGAATGTAGTGAGCCAGACATCTGCCTTCCCCACACCTACAGCCTCAGCGGATG ATAAAACTGTGTACAACAGACAGCTGACAGAAGAGAGACCTTTACAGGAACAG ATTGCAGAGGCAGACAGCGTGAAGGCTGCGGTGCAGTCAGCAG AGAGCAAACAACCCGCGACCTCCAAGGACGCGGAGTCAGAGCAAGGCGACGACTTCACCATGCTCAAGTCTCTGGCCGACGGCCAGAAATCGAAAGAGGCCCCGGAAGGGCCGGTGAAGAAGGGGGATCATCAGTACGTCCCCGACGAGTCCGATTCGACGAAGAGCAGACGTCTGGCTGACGACTACGACTCCACCAAGAACGGGATGGACTACG ATGACCCAGAAAGCTTCCGGCAGGTTGACGGCACCCCGCTGACTGCTGAGGATATCGTCCAGAAGATTGCCAACAAAATATACGAGGAGGACGACAGAGGGGTGTTCGACAGGATCGTCTCCAAGCTGCTCAAACTGGGGCTG ATCACTGAAAACCAGGCGGATACTCTGGAATACCAGGTGGCCGAGGCGCTCCAGGATCTCATCACCAAAAATGCGAAGAATAATGAAGTCGAGGACATGGACCAGGAGTCTAGGGGAGAGCAGGACGACCTGGGTCCAGACACG gacGCATGGGAGACACCCAGGCGGCGTTACGATGAAGAAGACCATGACGAAGTAGCCAACAACGACGATGAGATTGCGGACGAGGTGGACAGGGATGTGGAAGAAGACATGGACAACAGCTGGgacaaagagaaagaggagggCAACGAGGTGAACCCTGAAGATGGGCTCCAGGACCTGCAGTACTTCCCAAACTTCTACCGCCTGCTCAAAAGCCTTGATTCAG AGCAAGACGCTCAGGAAAGAGAAACCCTGATCACCATCATGAAGACACTGATCGATTTTGTGAAGATGATGGTGAAGTATGGCACCATCACTCCAGAGGAGGGAGTTTCATATCTCG AGAACCTGGACGCTATGATCGCCATGCAGACAAAGAACAAACTCGGAAAGTCCCTCGTGGTCCCGGACATTTCGGGTCTTACGG GGAAAAACTTTGATGAAGATGACAACACCAAATCCGAGACTGCCAAGATGCAGAAGGAGTACGAGAACCTGAAGGACTCGACCAAAGAGGAGCAGACGTCAACCGAGACCA ATCAGCCGGGCAAATCGGAGAGCTATCTGGAGGCCATCAGGAAGAACATCGAGTGGCTGAAGAAGCACAACAAAGACGAAGGCAAAAATG ATTATGACCTGTCCAAGCTGAAGGATTTCATGGACCAGCAAGTCGACTCGTACATCGAGAAAGGAATCATCGCCAAAGACGAAGGAGACACCATAAAAAGGATCTACAGCAGCCTGTGA